One window of Halonatronomonas betaini genomic DNA carries:
- a CDS encoding threonine aldolase family protein, producing MANMKKIDLRSDTVTRPSNEMRQIMATADVGDDVYGEDPSINELEERAAELLNKEAALFLPSGTMANQVALLTHTVPGQEVVLGDESHIFYYEVGGLARLGSLQARTVSDENGYLEPAAVEHAIRGENIHYPETGLICMENTHNRRGGISYGTDRVEPIAELAKSKGIPLHLDGARLFNAAYQEDVDPGDLVAGFDSVMFCLSKGLGAPVGSMLAGSEEFIKSARKNRKLLGGGMRQAGIIAAAGLYALENRNVLKADHEQAEELAEIIEGFKTDKLEVFRQSTNFVMLACNNQGGAELISQKLNDAGILTNQFSDRLIRLVTHQDLTEGDLQVFAERMEEIIAGL from the coding sequence ATGGCAAATATGAAGAAAATCGATCTAAGAAGTGATACAGTAACCAGACCTAGCAATGAGATGCGCCAGATTATGGCTACAGCCGATGTTGGTGACGATGTCTATGGTGAGGACCCTTCAATCAATGAACTTGAAGAGAGGGCTGCTGAGCTCTTAAATAAGGAGGCAGCTTTATTTCTACCAAGTGGGACTATGGCCAACCAGGTTGCTCTTTTGACCCACACAGTACCTGGCCAGGAAGTTGTTTTAGGAGATGAAAGCCATATCTTTTATTATGAGGTTGGCGGGCTGGCCAGGCTTGGCAGCCTCCAGGCAAGAACTGTTTCAGATGAAAATGGTTATCTGGAGCCGGCAGCTGTGGAACATGCAATTAGAGGCGAGAATATTCATTATCCTGAGACCGGTCTTATCTGCATGGAAAATACCCATAATCGCCGGGGAGGCATTTCCTATGGTACTGATAGGGTTGAGCCGATAGCAGAACTGGCAAAATCTAAGGGGATTCCACTCCATCTTGATGGGGCCAGGCTCTTTAATGCAGCCTATCAGGAAGATGTTGACCCAGGAGATCTGGTGGCAGGATTTGATTCTGTGATGTTCTGTCTCTCCAAAGGCCTCGGGGCTCCAGTAGGTTCAATGCTGGCTGGTAGTGAGGAGTTTATTAAGTCTGCCAGAAAGAACAGGAAGCTCTTAGGAGGAGGCATGCGCCAGGCTGGAATTATTGCTGCTGCCGGGCTTTATGCTTTAGAAAACAGAAATGTTCTAAAGGCAGACCATGAGCAGGCAGAAGAGCTGGCAGAGATAATTGAAGGTTTTAAGACTGATAAACTGGAAGTTTTTAGACAGTCGACTAATTTTGTGATGCTGGCATGTAATAATCAGGGTGGCGCTGAATTGATATCTCAAAAGTTAAATGATGCCGGTATTTTGACCAATCAGTTCTCTGACAGGTTAATCAGGCTGGTTACCCATCAAGACCTGACTGAGGGAGATCTTCAGGTTTTTGCAGAGAGAATGGAAGAGATTATTGCCGGGCTGTAA
- a CDS encoding redoxin domain-containing protein — MTIEKLINSEAPQFNLKDQDGNNVSLSDLKGQKVLLSFHPLAWTGICQTQMEDLEGHYSLFEEYDTVPLGVSVDATPCKKAWAKEIDITNLKMLSDFWPHGALAKNLGIFRDEDGFSERANILIDQSGKIVWAKKYEIDDVPDLEEVFEAIKNH, encoded by the coding sequence ATGACTATTGAAAAGCTCATTAATTCAGAAGCTCCTCAGTTTAATTTAAAGGACCAGGATGGAAATAATGTCAGTCTAAGTGATTTAAAAGGTCAGAAGGTATTGCTCTCATTTCACCCGCTAGCCTGGACAGGTATCTGTCAGACCCAGATGGAGGATTTAGAGGGGCACTATTCACTTTTTGAAGAATATGATACTGTACCTTTAGGAGTTAGTGTAGATGCAACTCCATGTAAGAAGGCCTGGGCCAAAGAGATAGATATTACTAATCTAAAGATGCTTTCAGATTTCTGGCCCCATGGTGCCCTGGCTAAAAACCTCGGGATATTTAGAGATGAAGATGGATTTTCTGAAAGAGCCAATATATTAATTGACCAATCAGGTAAAATTGTCTGGGCTAAAAAGTATGAAATTGATGATGTACCAGATCTTGAAGAGGTTTTTGAAGCTATAAAAAATCATTAA
- a CDS encoding sodium-dependent transporter: MKNDLQKRENWTTRLGFILAAAGSAVGLGNIWRFPYVTGTNGGAAFLFIYLIAIILIGYPLMVTEMTLGRKTQRNPVGAFKALAPNTPWWLVGGLGVLTGFVILSYYSVVAGWSLAYIFKALGGFVPEMAFGEVFTDHITGVGVPIFWHAVFMALTIGVISAGVVKGIQRAVKTLMPILFILLVVLIIRSLTLDGASEGLRFYLSPDFSEITAQTFMDAIAQAFFTLSLGMGAIITYGSYLSEDANIGDNAAYVVGLDTLIAVMAGLAMFPALFALTDVSPDAGPGLTFITLPAVFAEMPLGSFFGFIFFVLLSIAALTSAISLLEVVVAWAVDEKDIERKKASIIVGIIIFIVGIPPVLGYSAWSDFSFLGFDVLDTYDWIANSIFLPLGGLLTAVFAGYVWKARNLADEANKVGGVINIGEWYGFLVKIVVPIAIAVVMVVTIAQTLM; the protein is encoded by the coding sequence ATGAAAAATGATTTGCAAAAAAGAGAAAACTGGACGACACGATTAGGTTTTATTTTAGCTGCTGCAGGTTCTGCTGTAGGTCTTGGTAATATCTGGCGTTTCCCATATGTAACAGGTACTAATGGAGGTGCCGCATTTCTATTTATTTATTTAATCGCTATTATTTTAATAGGATACCCGTTAATGGTTACTGAGATGACTTTAGGTCGGAAAACTCAGCGGAACCCGGTTGGAGCTTTTAAAGCTCTGGCGCCAAATACTCCCTGGTGGCTTGTTGGTGGACTGGGTGTTTTAACTGGTTTTGTTATTCTTAGTTATTATTCAGTAGTTGCCGGTTGGTCACTTGCCTATATCTTTAAGGCATTAGGTGGTTTTGTTCCAGAGATGGCATTTGGTGAAGTTTTTACTGATCATATTACTGGTGTTGGAGTTCCTATTTTCTGGCATGCAGTCTTTATGGCTTTAACTATCGGTGTTATTAGTGCTGGTGTTGTTAAAGGTATCCAGAGAGCAGTTAAAACATTGATGCCTATATTGTTTATTTTATTAGTTGTATTGATTATTAGATCATTAACTTTAGATGGTGCCAGTGAGGGATTGAGATTTTATTTATCTCCTGATTTTAGCGAGATAACAGCACAGACCTTTATGGATGCCATTGCCCAGGCCTTCTTCACCCTGAGTTTAGGTATGGGTGCAATTATTACCTATGGTAGTTATCTATCAGAGGATGCCAATATTGGCGATAATGCAGCCTATGTTGTTGGCCTGGATACATTAATTGCTGTTATGGCTGGTTTAGCAATGTTTCCGGCTCTATTTGCTTTAACTGATGTTTCTCCAGATGCAGGTCCAGGTCTTACATTTATAACCCTTCCTGCTGTATTTGCTGAGATGCCATTAGGGTCTTTCTTTGGCTTTATTTTCTTTGTTCTATTGTCCATAGCTGCTTTAACTTCAGCTATTTCATTGCTTGAGGTTGTTGTTGCCTGGGCAGTAGATGAAAAAGATATCGAAAGAAAGAAAGCCTCAATAATTGTTGGTATTATAATCTTTATCGTTGGTATTCCACCAGTATTAGGTTACAGTGCCTGGTCTGATTTTTCATTCCTGGGCTTTGATGTTCTTGACACCTATGACTGGATTGCCAATAGTATCTTTTTACCTTTAGGCGGTCTGCTAACTGCTGTCTTTGCCGGTTATGTCTGGAAGGCTAGAAACCTTGCAGATGAGGCAAATAAGGTCGGTGGAGTTATTAATATCGGTGAATGGTATGGTTTCTTAGTTAAGATTGTTGTTCCGATTGCAATTGCAGTAGTTATGGTTGTTACAATAGCTCAGACATTAATGTAA
- a CDS encoding DUF523 domain-containing protein, with the protein MINNSNKQDKPLVLISRCLGFKPCRYDGSIIEFNQLKELKKSFILKPICPEVAAGLGVPRPPVKLVVLNNRKEVGYLFNNHWQIKPNILRNVIRKYLRDYNNAGGMILKEKSPSCGIKRCKYYKPPGRDFKGRTGGILIEEYNRLNLGWPLIDEISLQSNSSMEKFIADVKKFHNKDR; encoded by the coding sequence ATGATAAACAATTCAAATAAACAGGATAAACCTCTGGTTTTAATCAGTCGCTGCCTTGGGTTTAAACCCTGCCGTTATGATGGCTCCATTATTGAGTTCAATCAACTTAAAGAATTAAAAAAGTCATTCATCTTAAAACCAATCTGCCCTGAAGTTGCTGCTGGTTTAGGTGTTCCCAGGCCTCCAGTTAAACTTGTAGTATTAAATAACCGGAAAGAAGTTGGCTATCTTTTCAATAATCACTGGCAGATAAAACCAAACATTTTAAGAAATGTTATAAGAAAATATTTAAGAGATTATAATAATGCTGGCGGAATGATCTTAAAAGAAAAATCACCTTCCTGCGGAATTAAGAGATGCAAGTATTATAAACCTCCAGGGAGGGATTTTAAGGGACGAACTGGTGGAATATTAATCGAAGAATATAATAGATTAAACCTGGGCTGGCCTTTAATAGATGAAATTTCATTGCAGAGTAATAGTTCAATGGAAAAATTCATAGCTGATGTCAAAAAATTTCACAATAAAGATAGATAA
- a CDS encoding ankyrin repeat domain-containing protein: protein MKKFREFFIIFFMIATVFLLAGQVQAEVEFIELVKGATFQEVQEAIEAGANVNARNEAGVTPLIAAARHNHNPQIIFLLIENGATIEARDNSGRSALYNAARYNSNSSVLRTLINYGAAVNVVADDRTTPLLAAAETGSNEKVRLLVQAGAGVDQQNREGKTALHILSEKSSSLTSIRLLINAGASIDIKDNQGRTALHRAAARSDSNLISLLLDNNARPNLKDNNGITPLMLAVRNARNTNDLQRLLRAGAEIDLQDDQGRTAFLHGVLTNRSVSILEYLVEKGGDINQLDRNKQGALHYAVKNQVNDRLLNWLISKGGAVDNTDADGFTPLHYELKSRPDYNRVQILLNGGADPNRQTPNQYTPLMLALENTNDGALINNLISSGAEVEPENTYRDRTPLMLAAANTNNENIIDILLGEGADVGRRDADDRRVVDYLDGNQALFGTDAYWDLQYLEPEKRKLDTLDLKSSAGAATRSLIIPSLGHAYAESWWPKGALFLAGEAVMLGMAVTRDDLSEATPYLIGFSALKAFEIFDALNEVGKFNEEAEEYNQQVREFNLRLE from the coding sequence TTGAAAAAATTCAGGGAGTTTTTTATTATATTTTTTATGATTGCAACTGTTTTTTTATTAGCAGGACAGGTTCAGGCAGAAGTTGAATTCATTGAGCTGGTTAAAGGTGCTACTTTTCAAGAGGTCCAGGAAGCTATAGAAGCAGGAGCTAATGTTAATGCTAGAAATGAGGCCGGGGTGACACCTTTAATTGCAGCTGCAAGGCATAATCATAATCCGCAGATAATCTTTCTTTTAATTGAAAATGGGGCTACAATAGAAGCCAGGGATAATTCAGGTAGATCAGCTCTATATAATGCTGCCAGGTATAATAGTAATAGTTCTGTTTTAAGGACTTTAATTAATTATGGAGCAGCTGTTAATGTTGTGGCTGACGATAGAACGACTCCACTTTTAGCTGCAGCTGAAACTGGTTCGAATGAAAAGGTTAGATTATTAGTTCAGGCAGGAGCCGGTGTTGATCAGCAGAATAGAGAGGGGAAAACAGCTCTTCATATTCTTTCTGAGAAATCAAGTTCATTAACAAGTATTAGATTGCTCATAAATGCTGGTGCAAGTATTGATATTAAAGATAATCAGGGCCGGACAGCCCTCCACAGGGCAGCAGCCAGGTCAGATTCAAACCTTATCAGTCTTTTGCTTGATAATAATGCCAGGCCTAATCTTAAGGATAATAACGGGATTACACCTCTGATGCTTGCTGTCAGAAATGCCAGGAATACAAATGATCTTCAAAGGTTGCTGAGAGCAGGGGCTGAAATCGATCTTCAGGATGACCAGGGAAGAACTGCTTTTCTTCACGGAGTACTGACTAATAGATCAGTTTCTATTCTTGAATATCTTGTAGAAAAGGGAGGAGATATAAATCAGCTTGATAGAAATAAGCAGGGAGCTCTCCATTATGCTGTTAAAAACCAGGTTAACGATAGGCTTTTAAACTGGCTGATTTCAAAAGGGGGAGCTGTTGACAATACTGATGCTGACGGGTTTACTCCCCTGCATTATGAGTTAAAAAGTAGGCCAGATTATAATAGGGTGCAGATACTCCTGAATGGTGGAGCAGACCCTAATAGGCAAACTCCTAATCAATATACACCATTAATGCTAGCATTAGAGAACACGAATGATGGTGCACTGATAAACAATTTAATAAGCTCTGGAGCAGAGGTTGAACCTGAAAACACCTATCGTGACAGGACGCCATTGATGCTGGCAGCAGCTAATACCAATAATGAAAATATTATTGATATTTTGCTAGGAGAAGGGGCTGATGTTGGCAGAAGAGATGCTGACGACAGAAGGGTTGTTGATTATCTAGATGGTAACCAGGCCCTATTTGGAACAGATGCATATTGGGATCTTCAGTATCTGGAACCTGAGAAAAGAAAACTTGATACTCTTGATTTAAAATCATCGGCAGGAGCTGCTACCAGGAGTTTGATTATTCCTTCTTTAGGCCATGCCTATGCTGAAAGCTGGTGGCCAAAGGGAGCACTTTTCCTTGCTGGTGAAGCTGTAATGCTTGGTATGGCAGTAACTAGAGATGATTTAAGCGAAGCCACTCCTTATTTAATTGGTTTTTCTGCTTTGAAGGCATTTGAAATATTTGATGCTTTAAATGAAGTTGGCAAATTTAATGAGGAGGCAGAAGAATATAATCAGCAGGTTAGAGAATTTAATCTTCGACTGGAATAA
- a CDS encoding YaaR family protein yields MRINSSNLNRDKQINNLVSRTDSPEKSSFQQKLEAVNEENIRERLDSLLDYVDQYGDKLKETMDKEDLQAYKAQVKEFLQIIQKEFARTKQSFSWDNQGNLKTYMIIEKINHEMEMLQEEFIQDQADVLEVVRRIDEIRGLLLDLYI; encoded by the coding sequence ATGAGGATAAATAGCAGTAATTTAAATAGAGATAAACAGATTAATAATCTTGTATCCAGGACTGATAGTCCTGAGAAATCTTCATTTCAGCAGAAGTTGGAGGCTGTTAATGAAGAAAATATCCGTGAAAGGCTTGATTCTCTTTTAGATTATGTTGATCAATATGGTGATAAGCTAAAAGAGACCATGGATAAGGAAGATCTCCAGGCTTACAAAGCACAGGTTAAAGAATTTTTACAGATTATTCAGAAGGAATTTGCCAGAACTAAACAGTCTTTTAGCTGGGACAATCAAGGAAATTTAAAGACATATATGATTATAGAAAAAATCAATCATGAGATGGAAATGCTTCAGGAAGAATTTATTCAGGATCAGGCAGATGTGCTAGAAGTAGTCAGGAGGATCGATGAAATCAGAGGACTACTTCTAGACCTTTATATTTAA
- a CDS encoding N-acetylmuramoyl-L-alanine amidase, whose amino-acid sequence MNQKKLSFFLLVLTFAMILLFSQNILAETPDIYYHGEEITEDLNPEVIEDTYLVDARALANHLDLELEWVESLKSINLSREEKDLRMMIDHPYIQTGNSTQRTEVGARLIDETSYIPLNDVVRAFGYLTNYEDNGDFYIFRPETKVYEAYWSDDERMIFLDMDEITPYRIAPTDDPKKMKIEVDKAALSDDFLDNVSNENFNLRVRENEVESRLEIIITSLHPIPYRRDGGIEEDGSNLVVTFNPRLVNIDWRDDDFLEIEANSAMERPEIFFLEDPRRMIIDIPDLMLSEVDLDIDENEYVKDIRLSQFSEDPVVLRVVLELTDDAHLGIDESVDDDKLVFRPTEQTIVSDLAYEPGMISFVTNNEINPGIFTLPDPDRLVINMLHTSRSEDFPDKIEVDNSTMKEIRSSRFDRETVRLVAELYENSGYEWEVEEREDGKFYHTVKLENRLREIYLTEQKNFQNLHVDFTGNVDYEVRKFSHPHRIAIDIKSLDREDIDDFELPEPEGMVEEVRKGIFESGGEEFIRVVFELNDFYNYQVLSGEVDSEIMVSLAKEQLDDTSTIIVLDPGHGGFDAGAIGPTGLTEKEVALAISLKAAEILENNDHQVILTRDDDTFVTLNDRVDIANNSDAGLFVSVHSNAAHRNSVGGIETYHAPNRRSDSYMLANIMQRSMLDHLGLTDRGVKSDNFYVIRNTEMPAVLLEIGFLSNREEEELLRDSSFREEAAQSIAEGIEEYLNQIHSGEEE is encoded by the coding sequence ATGAATCAGAAAAAACTTTCATTTTTTCTATTAGTATTAACTTTTGCAATGATATTATTATTCTCGCAAAATATATTAGCTGAAACACCTGATATTTACTATCATGGTGAAGAAATTACTGAGGATCTTAATCCAGAAGTAATAGAAGATACATATTTAGTTGATGCAAGAGCCCTGGCCAATCATCTTGACCTGGAGCTTGAATGGGTTGAATCTCTTAAATCTATTAACCTTTCCCGGGAAGAGAAAGATCTAAGAATGATGATAGATCATCCCTATATTCAAACTGGCAACTCAACCCAGAGGACAGAAGTAGGAGCAAGATTAATTGATGAAACAAGTTATATACCTCTTAATGATGTAGTTAGAGCTTTCGGTTACTTAACAAACTATGAAGATAATGGTGACTTTTACATATTCCGACCAGAAACTAAGGTATATGAGGCTTACTGGAGTGACGATGAACGGATGATTTTTCTTGATATGGATGAAATAACGCCATACAGGATTGCCCCAACTGATGATCCTAAAAAGATGAAGATAGAGGTTGATAAAGCAGCTTTATCTGATGACTTTCTTGATAATGTTTCTAATGAAAACTTTAATCTCAGAGTTAGAGAAAATGAGGTTGAGTCAAGGCTGGAAATTATTATTACAAGTCTTCATCCTATCCCTTATCGTCGTGATGGTGGTATAGAGGAGGATGGCAGTAATCTTGTGGTTACCTTTAACCCACGTCTTGTTAATATAGACTGGAGAGATGATGATTTTCTTGAAATAGAAGCTAATTCGGCAATGGAAAGACCGGAAATATTTTTCCTTGAAGACCCCAGGAGAATGATTATTGATATTCCAGATCTCATGTTAAGTGAGGTTGATCTGGATATAGACGAAAATGAATATGTAAAGGATATACGTTTGAGTCAGTTTTCTGAAGATCCAGTTGTTTTAAGGGTTGTGCTGGAGCTTACTGATGATGCCCATTTAGGTATAGATGAATCAGTAGATGATGATAAATTAGTATTTAGACCAACTGAACAGACAATTGTTAGCGATCTGGCTTATGAACCTGGAATGATTTCATTTGTTACAAATAATGAGATTAATCCTGGTATCTTTACTTTGCCTGACCCGGATAGGCTTGTGATCAATATGCTTCATACAAGTCGGTCAGAGGATTTTCCTGATAAGATAGAAGTGGATAATTCCACTATGAAAGAGATCAGGTCATCAAGGTTTGACCGGGAAACAGTCAGGCTGGTTGCAGAGTTATATGAAAATAGCGGTTATGAATGGGAAGTTGAGGAAAGAGAAGATGGAAAGTTTTATCATACAGTAAAACTTGAGAATAGGTTAAGAGAGATTTATCTTACTGAACAGAAAAATTTCCAGAATCTCCATGTTGACTTTACAGGTAATGTGGATTATGAAGTCAGGAAATTTTCCCATCCTCACCGAATTGCAATTGATATTAAAAGTCTTGATCGAGAAGATATAGATGATTTTGAGCTCCCTGAGCCTGAAGGTATGGTGGAAGAAGTTAGAAAAGGGATTTTTGAATCAGGTGGTGAAGAATTCATAAGAGTAGTTTTTGAATTAAATGATTTCTATAATTATCAGGTACTATCAGGAGAGGTGGACAGTGAAATAATGGTTTCACTGGCAAAAGAGCAGCTTGACGACACCTCTACGATTATTGTTCTCGATCCAGGTCATGGTGGCTTTGATGCAGGAGCTATTGGACCGACTGGATTAACTGAAAAGGAGGTAGCATTAGCAATTTCATTAAAAGCTGCAGAAATTCTTGAAAATAATGATCATCAGGTTATATTAACTAGAGATGATGATACCTTTGTAACTTTAAATGATCGGGTTGATATAGCTAATAATAGTGATGCTGGTCTATTCGTTAGTGTTCATTCAAATGCAGCCCATAGAAATTCAGTTGGGGGTATTGAAACCTATCATGCACCTAATAGGCGCTCAGATAGTTATATGCTGGCTAATATAATGCAAAGGAGTATGCTGGATCATTTAGGGCTTACTGATAGAGGTGTAAAGTCTGATAACTTTTATGTGATAAGGAATACTGAAATGCCTGCAGTATTATTAGAGATTGGATTCCTATCAAATAGGGAAGAAGAAGAATTATTAAGGGATAGCTCATTTAGAGAAGAAGCGGCTCAATCAATTGCTGAAGGTATTGAGGAATATTTAAATCAGATCCATTCTGGAGAGGAGGAATAA
- a CDS encoding GerMN domain-containing protein produces the protein MYKLERIKKPGYALLVLLVLAVIFLLRTPGEEYPPSGEREVYLYFATEDAMYLDQESRTLPGEDLYREAIEEIVAGPVSDDLRPTVSEATELIDYSYENGLITLNFNEAIRTDHPGGSTGERLTIYSIVNTLTSLPGIEEVLFEIEGEELETLVGHLDLTIPYSYSEDILLENTPDQESTEEYEIEIEDN, from the coding sequence TTGTATAAGCTTGAAAGGATTAAAAAACCTGGATATGCTCTACTTGTTCTCCTGGTTTTAGCAGTAATCTTCCTCCTTAGAACTCCAGGTGAAGAATATCCTCCATCAGGTGAGAGAGAAGTTTATCTATATTTTGCAACTGAGGATGCCATGTATCTGGATCAAGAAAGCAGAACTTTACCTGGCGAAGATTTATATAGGGAAGCTATTGAGGAGATTGTTGCTGGTCCTGTTTCTGATGATTTAAGGCCGACAGTTTCAGAAGCAACTGAATTGATTGATTATAGTTATGAAAATGGGTTAATTACTTTAAATTTTAATGAGGCTATTAGAACAGATCATCCTGGAGGCAGTACAGGTGAGCGACTGACGATTTATTCAATAGTAAATACTCTAACGAGTTTGCCAGGTATAGAAGAGGTTCTTTTTGAAATAGAAGGTGAGGAATTAGAAACTCTGGTTGGTCATCTGGATCTAACAATCCCATATAGTTATTCAGAGGATATTCTTTTAGAGAATACTCCTGATCAAGAATCTACAGAAGAATATGAAATAGAAATTGAAGATAATTAA
- a CDS encoding GntR family transcriptional regulator, whose protein sequence is MEIEIDKKSGLPIYLQIKEQIEEMINKGILMRGERLPPERELSKKLNVSRNRVSAAYKELEQNGILLSQQGKGTFVKVGPKGLKEPSRKDKLLKIIDLAMDEAIEMGFSLDDFLTIAYVRAKEKEELRNRTKVAFIECSKEQLEAMINATAIEKEVAVIPIKIQEMQNEPERIAKVLNKVEVIITTPFHLDEVEEFLAGSDKNLVDMTLEPEMKTIVDIARIPEKSNVGLVCQSESFAKEVESSLKDNDLNNFKLNYTTTEENEQLELFLSAQDVVISSPARYNSIQEKIDGQKKVINFQFTPDRGSINLLKMTLLDVNQVE, encoded by the coding sequence ATGGAAATAGAGATTGACAAGAAAAGTGGTCTGCCGATTTATCTTCAGATAAAGGAGCAGATTGAAGAAATGATCAATAAAGGAATATTGATGAGAGGAGAAAGGCTTCCTCCTGAAAGAGAACTCTCAAAAAAGTTGAATGTAAGCAGAAATAGAGTAAGTGCTGCCTATAAAGAATTAGAGCAGAATGGAATTCTCCTATCCCAGCAGGGCAAGGGTACATTTGTTAAAGTTGGCCCAAAGGGGCTTAAAGAGCCAAGCCGAAAAGATAAACTTTTGAAGATTATTGATCTGGCAATGGATGAAGCCATAGAAATGGGCTTTAGCCTTGATGATTTTTTGACAATAGCCTATGTTAGAGCAAAAGAGAAGGAAGAATTGAGAAATAGAACAAAGGTGGCCTTTATAGAATGCAGTAAAGAGCAATTAGAGGCTATGATTAATGCTACAGCCATAGAAAAAGAAGTTGCTGTTATACCAATTAAAATACAGGAGATGCAGAATGAACCGGAACGGATTGCTAAAGTATTAAATAAGGTAGAAGTGATTATTACAACACCGTTCCATCTCGATGAAGTTGAAGAATTTCTTGCTGGATCAGATAAAAACTTAGTTGATATGACACTTGAACCAGAAATGAAGACGATAGTTGATATTGCAAGAATTCCAGAAAAAAGTAATGTTGGACTGGTCTGCCAGTCTGAAAGCTTTGCTAAAGAAGTAGAAAGCTCACTGAAAGATAATGATCTTAATAATTTCAAGCTAAATTATACAACAACTGAAGAAAATGAGCAATTAGAACTATTTTTATCTGCTCAGGATGTTGTAATTTCTTCCCCGGCCCGTTATAATTCTATTCAGGAGAAAATTGATGGTCAGAAAAAGGTTATCAATTTTCAGTTTACCCCTGATAGAGGATCTATTAATTTATTGAAAATGACACTATTAGATGTAAATCAGGTTGAATAA
- the glmS gene encoding methylaspartate mutase subunit S: MENQSKPTVVLGVIGADVHAIGNQILEHALKEADVKPVNIGVMSNQQEFVSAAVETGADAIWVSSLYGHGEMDCRGLRDKCKEAGIGDILLYVGGNLVIGKQSWDDVKDLFLDMGYDRAYPPGTQPETAIDHLKEDLNEYNLEGEINAASPAY; the protein is encoded by the coding sequence ATGGAAAATCAGTCAAAACCAACAGTAGTCCTTGGTGTAATCGGTGCAGATGTTCATGCAATTGGAAATCAAATTTTAGAACATGCTCTTAAGGAAGCAGATGTAAAACCAGTTAATATTGGGGTAATGTCCAATCAGCAGGAATTTGTATCTGCAGCAGTTGAAACAGGTGCAGATGCAATCTGGGTTTCATCCCTTTATGGTCATGGTGAAATGGATTGTCGTGGTTTAAGAGACAAATGTAAGGAAGCTGGAATTGGAGATATTTTGTTGTATGTGGGCGGAAATCTTGTGATAGGAAAACAGTCCTGGGATGATGTAAAAGATCTCTTCCTTGATATGGGTTATGACCGGGCATATCCACCTGGAACCCAGCCAGAGACAGCTATAGACCATCTTAAAGAAGATCTTAATGAATATAATCTGGAGGGCGAAATAAATGCAGCAAGCCCTGCTTATTGA